The Sulfolobus islandicus Y.N.15.51 sequence AGGAGGAAATTCAGAAATTTACTACAATAAACCACCGATGTTAGTAATTGAATTGATGAAAGGCGGATCCATAAATGATGTAATAAATGTCAAAGAGTTAGTGAGGAGCGAATATTGGAGAAAAATAGTATTTATTGCTACAGCGAGGATTGCTGAAGCACTAGAGACCATACATTCCGAAGGCTACGTTCACTGTGATATTAAACCTCAAAACATATTGTTCAACGAGAAATTACCTCCTAACGCCAGACTAGCCTATGATAACTTGCAGAATGGTAAGATTATAGCTAAGTTAGCGGATTTAGGTTCTGCAGTCAGAGCTGGTGCAAAACCATTTAGTTATACTCCAGCATATGTACCATTTGACCTAGTTAAGTCAACTGCCTTTGGAGGAGTTTCCCCAATGGCTGATATATACGCATTAGGAGCTACTGTGTACAAATTATTAACTGGAGTCCCATTAAATACTAACGCAATGATAGAAGCTATAGATAAATTTGATGTTAGTAAGGATATGAGGTATTTGGATAATTCTTTATACAATACCAGGAATTTGGACTTGCTAAGAAAGTACGTAGATAAAAATACTTATACCTTTATAGCGAAAATGGTGGATCAAGATCCTAATAAAAGGCCAACTAGTAAGGAAGTAAAGGAGTTTTTCTATTCCAAGATATAAATACTATTTAAGGAACTTATTTAACGACTAAAACTGGAACATTGGACTTTGAAACTAAAGCATTCGACACACTTCCCAATATGGCCTTCTTAATCCCTGTAAGCCCTCTACTACCAGTTACAATTAGACCGCATCCTATATTATTACAGTACTGTAATATTGAGTCAGCTACGTCATTACTTTCCAAAATTTTTTGCACTATCTTATAATCGCTAAGTTCACTTACTACCTCATCTTGCATTTGCTTTGCCCTTTGCTCACTCTGTATTATGACTTGTTCTGGACTTCTGGGTGCTTCTTTTACTATTGTAACTAGGTGTATTTCGTCTTCCTTTTTAATTAGATTTAATGCAAAAAATAAGGCATTTTTAGCATGATCTGAACCATCATATGCTACAACCACTTTCATATAGATAATTCTCTATCTACACTATTTTAAAAATTCCTATCATAGATATTAAAAAGTTTGTAGAAATAAGATGGGTAAGTTAACCGTTAAGAAATATATTAACGAACATTTAAAGCTTTTATCTTTTTAAGATATTCATCTATGGTTATTACATTATTATTTTCATCAACAACTAGTGTTCCCGGAAATCCTTTTCTAGCTTTTAATATATACCAAGAAACCACAATACCAGCAAATACGGTGATCATTAAAAGCTGAACAATATCCATTTGTAGTACAGATTGAATATCTCCCCAAGAG is a genomic window containing:
- a CDS encoding universal stress protein, translated to MKVVVAYDGSDHAKNALFFALNLIKKEDEIHLVTIVKEAPRSPEQVIIQSEQRAKQMQDEVVSELSDYKIVQKILESNDVADSILQYCNNIGCGLIVTGSRGLTGIKKAILGSVSNALVSKSNVPVLVVK